One window of Methanogenium organophilum genomic DNA carries:
- a CDS encoding ABC transporter ATP-binding protein → MILDINGVSFTYRSSDVLHDVSFAVQPGEVVSILGPNGVGKTTLLRCINTILAPKTGEILVGEDNILSLSRMEVARRIGYVAQQCEKARLTVFDAILLGRRPHMGWSVSETDLKTVESAIRMLELEDLTLRYIDEMSGGELQKVSIARALVQEPRLLLLDEPTSSLDLKNQIEILSTVQAVVKSHQVSAVMTMHDLNLAIRFSDRFILLKGGTIFEAGGRDVIRPETIEAVYGLPVHVETVAGHPVVIPDGIEKNVVHAAAHEQQHQT, encoded by the coding sequence GTGATTCTTGACATTAACGGTGTATCCTTTACCTATCGCAGCTCTGATGTGCTGCACGACGTATCGTTTGCCGTACAGCCGGGAGAGGTGGTCTCCATTCTCGGCCCGAACGGGGTGGGAAAGACCACCCTTCTCCGGTGCATCAACACGATCCTCGCGCCGAAAACGGGCGAAATCCTCGTCGGGGAAGATAACATCCTCTCCCTCTCCCGGATGGAGGTGGCACGCCGTATCGGCTACGTGGCACAACAATGCGAGAAGGCCCGCCTTACGGTCTTCGACGCCATTTTGCTGGGACGTCGGCCGCATATGGGCTGGAGCGTCTCCGAGACCGATCTGAAGACGGTGGAGTCCGCTATCCGGATGCTGGAGCTCGAAGACCTCACCCTGCGCTACATCGATGAGATGAGCGGGGGGGAACTCCAGAAGGTGAGCATCGCCCGTGCCCTGGTACAGGAACCCCGGCTTCTCCTTCTCGATGAACCAACAAGCAGTCTTGACCTGAAAAACCAGATCGAGATCCTCTCCACCGTGCAGGCGGTAGTGAAGAGTCATCAGGTTTCAGCCGTCATGACGATGCATGACCTGAACCTTGCGATACGGTTTTCAGACCGGTTCATCCTCCTCAAAGGCGGGACAATATTTGAAGCAGGGGGCCGCGATGTCATCCGTCCGGAGACGATTGAAGCGGTCTATGGCCTGCCTGTGCATGTGGAGACCGTTGCCGGCCATCCGGTGGTTATCCCGGACGGGATTGAGAAGAATGTTGTTCATGCTGCCGCACATGAGCAGCAGCACCAGACCTGA
- a CDS encoding TIGR00266 family protein produces the protein MKYNLTGDNLQFVTMEIQPGEMVWAEAGALVYMSGNINMEAKLQGGLLKGLKRTLAGESFMVTHFSSAGGPGLVSFGGNCPGKIAAIDITGKEFIAQKDAFLCAEESVKWEMAFQKRLGSTFFGGEGLILQHLSGEGMVFLHAAGDLVEIDLEADQTYKVSTAHVVGWEPTVTYDIEAAGGIKTAMFGGEGLFMTTLTGPGKIIIQSMTLPQLADAVKPFLPTQSSGGNSSGGFELKF, from the coding sequence ATGAAATACAATCTGACCGGGGATAACCTGCAGTTTGTCACGATGGAGATTCAGCCGGGAGAGATGGTCTGGGCTGAAGCGGGCGCTCTTGTGTACATGAGCGGTAATATCAACATGGAGGCAAAACTCCAGGGCGGTCTCCTGAAGGGTCTGAAACGCACCCTTGCAGGCGAATCCTTTATGGTAACGCATTTCTCCAGTGCAGGCGGTCCGGGACTGGTCTCGTTCGGCGGTAACTGTCCGGGAAAGATTGCGGCCATTGATATTACCGGAAAGGAGTTTATTGCCCAGAAGGATGCGTTCCTCTGTGCAGAAGAGAGCGTTAAATGGGAGATGGCGTTCCAGAAACGTCTGGGTTCTACGTTTTTTGGCGGGGAAGGATTAATTCTTCAGCACCTCTCCGGTGAAGGCATGGTCTTTTTGCATGCGGCAGGAGACCTCGTGGAAATCGACCTGGAAGCCGACCAGACCTACAAGGTGTCAACCGCCCATGTGGTTGGCTGGGAACCAACGGTCACCTACGACATCGAGGCGGCAGGCGGCATCAAGACCGCGATGTTCGGCGGGGAAGGGCTCTTCATGACGACACTGACCGGGCCCGGCAAGATCATCATCCAGTCCATGACCCTGCCACAGCTTGCAGATGCGGTGAAGCCCTTCCTTCCGACGCAGTCCTCTGGTGGGAACAGCAGCGGCGGATTTGAACTGAAGTTCTGA
- a CDS encoding esterase/lipase family protein, whose translation MQEPCPVVLVHGWKSHPDVWKSLVRRLEEESLECWNFSHAEFRNAGAEEIGRSLRDFILRMQKEREYSGPVDMVCHSMGAPVARYLLEVMDGEARRIRVRTLVGIGPPNNGSAMAELFNDPVHGPPVLQKLAGSFVPRTYNPAEDRLVQEFRRTGPYVKKLQNAGLRSDVRYRVIVGGNRTETPDFFPLFDGRTWEYAAGVWSLTTLGDGIVSHSDSCMAGAEVTVLPKDPAALAAEPAEYCHLCLPGNPEVIEEVIRFLRE comes from the coding sequence ATGCAGGAACCCTGCCCGGTTGTACTGGTTCATGGGTGGAAGAGCCACCCCGATGTCTGGAAATCCCTCGTCCGGAGACTGGAGGAAGAGTCTCTTGAATGCTGGAATTTCAGCCATGCGGAGTTTCGCAATGCCGGGGCCGAAGAGATCGGCCGGTCTCTGCGGGATTTTATCCTCCGGATGCAGAAGGAGCGGGAATACAGCGGGCCGGTAGACATGGTCTGTCATTCTATGGGAGCGCCGGTTGCCCGGTACCTGCTTGAGGTGATGGACGGCGAGGCCCGCCGCATCCGGGTGCGGACCCTTGTAGGCATCGGCCCGCCGAATAACGGTTCTGCTATGGCTGAACTCTTCAACGACCCCGTTCACGGCCCTCCGGTTCTCCAGAAACTGGCGGGGTCTTTTGTGCCGCGGACCTACAACCCGGCGGAGGATCGGCTGGTTCAGGAGTTCCGGCGGACGGGACCGTACGTAAAAAAACTGCAGAATGCGGGCCTGCGCAGTGATGTCCGGTACCGGGTTATCGTCGGCGGGAACCGTACGGAAACACCGGACTTCTTCCCCCTCTTCGACGGCAGGACGTGGGAGTATGCCGCAGGCGTATGGTCTCTGACCACCCTCGGAGACGGCATTGTCTCCCACAGCGACTCGTGCATGGCGGGTGCCGAGGTGACCGTTCTCCCGAAAGACCCGGCGGCGCTTGCGGCAGAACCAGCGGAGTACTGTCATCTCTGCCTGCCGGGGAACCCGGAGGTCATCGAGGAAGTGATCCGGTTTTTAAGGGAGTAG